TTGAAAAAAGCTGAAAAAATTGCTGATACTTCCCGAAGCTTAAAACTTAAAAAAGCAGTTTATTCCAATATTAATGATTATTACGAAGGAATAGGTGACAATTTTAAGGCCTCTTTATATGCTGTGAAATATGTAAGAGCCTATGACAGTATTGCCGCCCGTAATCAGGGATTTTCGGGAATGCCTAAAGAAGAAACAACGATTAAAGTTAATAAAGGAAGTGGACAAATGAATGTAGCTAAAAATGCTGCTATCATTATATTGTTTGTTTCATTAGTCGGTTTAATTATCTTCTTTAAAACAAGACAGAAAAGACAACTTTCAAAGTTGAGGAATATTATAAGAACTCAGGGAAAGGTAACGAATAGCTATAAAGGAGCCTTACTAAGACAGCCTGTGAATTCTGAATTTTCAAATATATCTGTAGAAGAAATAGATGAAAAAGATTCCGAATCAGACCGAAAGAGAAATGATTCTCTAATGACATCTGAAACAGAAACTAAACTCCTTGAACTTCTTGAAGAGTTTGAAAAAGGAAACCTTTACAACAATAAAGGAATGTCACTTTCATTTTTAGCAGGAGAACTTAATACCAATACCAAGTACCTTTCCTATGTCATTAATCAGCACAAAAGTGCAGACTTTAAAACGTATATTAATAGATTAAGGATCAGTTATATTGTGGATAAACTTATCAATGACGAAAAGTATCGACAATACAAAATAAGTATTCTTGCTGATGAATGTGGCTTTTCTTCACATAGCAAATTTGCCGCCGTATTCAAGGCGGTTACAGACTTTTCTCCATCTGCGTATATTAAGCATCTAGATATTGAAAATCAATTAGATAAAAATGTTCATTTTCGGGAAAACAGTTAAAAATAAATAGTTTTATGTATTCTGTCTTGCTATTTTCATGAAAATGGATAACCTATTGTTTTTTGTAAGACCAATGCTATCATATCTTTGCGAAAGTGTTATGGGAATGACCAACAATTATATTGCATCTTAGTCCATCTTATTTTTGAAGGAACTGTCTTTTTCCTGAAATAAGATATGTTCTCCCAACAACAAGCAAACCATGAAACTTTAGATATGGAACACACGTATATTTCGTTTTTCATGAAATAGTTACGGTTCCTCTTTTCATATGCAAAAGAAATATTCTGCATAAAGAATATAAACATACCATATAATCGGGGTTGATTGCCCGGTTTTTTTTCAGTCAAGTTTTTTTAAGTGCAAGTCCACAGATATTCTGTGGATTTGCGATTTTATTTAGTTTTTGTACCGTCGGTTTTTGTTTTTAAAGTATCCGGAGCTACCGGAGCAGGTTCAGAATTGGCAACAGCAGAATCGCCCATTCTGTTTCTTAAGGAATCTTTATTGTGAGCTTCCTTAAATTCCTCTCTTTTTTCTTTGTTTTGAGCACAACTTCCTAGGAAAAGAAGTCCAAGAATTGCTCCTAGCCATAATTTTTTCATAATAATACTTTTTTATGTTTGGTGTTAATCAAATATAATGATTTTATAAAAGATAAAAGATAAAAGATAAAAGATAAAAGATAAAAGATAAAAGATAAAAGATAAAAGATAAAAGATCTTATCGTTAAACATCTATTATCAATCCGTATATCAACATCAATAGGGGTGGGCTTTAGCCCATCCTTTCGATTAAACGTCATTATTTATACAGATATTAACATCAATAGAGGTGGGCTTTAGCCCGCCTAATAAATAAAAATTCATCTGGTTTTAACCAAAACCTAAATAATTCCTTAGTCTCTTATCCTTTAATAAAAAAATCTGCAGCGCTTTCATCTGCAGATTTTCCATTTTAAATTGAACGTATATAAGTACTATTTGGCAGGAGGTGTTGCCATAGAATCCTTTTTCATCTTGATACTGTCAGGATTCGTCATTTTTGTAGTCATCGTGTCTGTTGTCGCAGGTGATGCAGCACGTGTATTCACTGAATCACTATTACTTGTAGACATTGATGACTCCTTGGTTCCACAGCTCACTGCAAATAATCCTATGCCGATGGCTGTTAGCAATAACTTTTTCATACAATTTTATTTTGGGGTGCATTGATGAAAAAACAATTATTATTCCTAACAAGGGGGCATAAGTCGTAAAATATAGGTAAAGTTTGTTAAAAGATGTTAGGGAGTAAGGAGTGGCAGGGTTTGAGAGTGTTAGGGCGTTAGAGTATTAGAATGGGAGATGAGAGATAATAGACGAAGAGATGATAGATGTTTTAGTTTTAAATTTCAATAGTCAATTTTTGTTTTGCAAATGAATCATAGATTACTAATGAAAGGATAGCAGCCTTAAACCTCGAACCTCGAAATCTCGTACCTGTATTCCATAAAAAAGCCCCAAAACCGAAATCCCGGAGCTATGTTGAAGGAACAATTACTTATTGCCTATTTTAAACATTTGCATTTTCACTCTCAAACTCTCTGTCCCTCAAACTTTACCATATTCTCACAAAAAAGCCTCAGAACCGAAATTCCGAGGCTATGTTGAAGGAACAATTACTTATTGCCTATTTTAAACATTCGCATTTTCACTCTCAAACTCTCTGACCCTCAAACTTTACCATATTCTCACAAAAAAGCCTCAGAACCGAAATTCCGGGGCTATGTTGAAGGAACAATTACTTATTGCCTATTTTAAACATTCGCATTTTCACTCTCAAACTCTCTGACCCCCTCAAAATTTACCATATTCCCACAAAAAAGCCTCAGAACCGAAATTCCGGGGCTATGTTGAAGGAACAATTACTTATTGCCTATTTTAAACATTCGCATTTTCACTCTCAAACTCTCAAACTTTCAAACTCTCTGACCCCTCAAAATTTACCATATTCCACAAAAAAAAGCCTCAGAACCGAAATTCCGGGGCTATGTTGAAGGAACAATTACTTATTGCCTATTTTAAACATTCGCATTTTCACTCTCAAACTCTCAAACTCTCAAACTCTCAAACTCTCTGACCCTCAAACTTTATCATATTCCCACAAAAAAGCCTCAGAACCGAAATTCCGAGGCTATATTGAAAGAACAGACAATAAATTACTCATTGTCTATTACTTATTACTCATAATTACCCTAAGTATGGATATTTGTAATCTTTAGGAGATACAAATGTTTCTTTCACACTTCTTACAGATGTCCATCTAAGAAGGTTCATTTTAGAACCTGCTTTATCGTTAGTTCCTGAAGCTCTACCACCACCGAAAGGCTGTTGACCTACTACGGCACCAGTTGGTTTATCGTTGATGTAGAAGTTACCAGATGCATTCTCTAAAGCTTTGTAAGCTTCAGCGATAGCATAACGGTCTTGAGAGAATACAGAACCTGTTAATGAATAAGGAGAAGAAGAATCAACTAATTTAAGCGTTTCTTTCCAGTCTTGATCTTCATACACAAATACAGATAAGATTGGGCCGAAGATTTCTTCTACCATACTTTCGTATTGAGGGTTTGTAGTTTCAATTACAGTTGGGTGTACAAACCATCCTTTAGAGTCATCACAAGTTCCACCGATAGCTACAGTAGCTTCAGAAGATTCGTTTGCTCTTGTGATATATCCTTTACATTTTTCGAAAGAATTTTTGTCAATTACAGCGTTTACGAAGTTAGACGTATCTTCAGGAGAACCAATTTTGATTGTAGCCATCTGAGATTCCATTACTTTTTTCACATCAGCCCAAAGAGACTTAGGAACATAAGCTCTTGAAGCCGCAGAACATTTTTGTCCTTGGTATTCGAAAGCACCTCTCACTAAAGCAGTAGCTACCGCTTCTACATTAGCAGACGGGTGAGCGATAACAAAGTCTTTACCACCTGTTTCTCCAACAATTCTTGGATATGTTCTATAGTTATGGATGTTATCACCGATCATTTTCCACATTCCCTGGAATACTTTTGTAGAACCCGTGAAGTGAAGACCTGCAAAATCTCTGTGAGCTAATACTTTCTCAGCAGTTTCTTTACCATCTGTAAAGATCATGTTGATAACCCCAGCAGGAAGACCCGCTTCAATTAATACATCCATGATTACTTTTGCAGAATAAACCTGCTTATCAGAAGGCTTCCATACCACAACATTTCCTAGCATTGCCATACAAGTCGGAAGGTTTCCGGAAATTGCTGTAAAGTTGAATGGAGTTACTGCAAAGCAGAATCCTTCTAGTGGTCTGTACTCTACACGGTTCCAGATTCCGTTGTCAGAAACTGGCTGCTCAGCATACATTTCTGTCATGAACTCTACGTTGAATCTTAAGAAGTCGATGAACTCACAAGCAGAATCAATTTCAGCCTGGTGTACATTTTTAGACTGTCCAATCATTGTAGCTGCATTAATTACATCTCTGTAAGGTCCAGCCAATAGATCAGCTGCTTTTAAGAAAATTGCTGCACGTTGTTCCCAACCTAGCTCGTTCCATGCTTCTTTAGCTGCCAATGCCGCGTTGATAGCGTCATCCACATGTTGCATACCACCTTGGTAATAGAATCCGAAGTCATGAGCGTGATCCTGAGGAGACTGAAGCTGTACTTTTGTGTCAGTTTTTACTTCTTTTCCATTGATGATCATTGGAACTTCTACCTTTTCAGCCCACATTTTTTTATAAGTGGCAATAAGGCTTTTAACTTCTGGAGATCCCGGTTCATAAGAATTTACCGGCTCGTTTACCGCTAATGGTACTTGCGAAATTGCTTTTGACATATTACGTTTTATTATTTTTATTAAAATTAAATAAGTAAGTTGTATACAAATTTACGATAATTATAAGGAAAGAAAAAAATCGAACTCCTTTTTGTGAAATAAACTTTTTTGTCGAAAAAACATTAATATATAACGTTTGTTTAATGTTTTATCTTAAAAATATTTAATATATTTATTCAATCCTTTACATAGAAGAAAAAAATATAAAGATTTGTTATAATTATTGGAATTAGGACAATGAAATATTTGTCATAGTTCATAAATGACCTTTAAGTGTTGTAAATAAAGGATTTATAAAGAAATGTTAAATTTATATAAAATTGCATTTGTTGCGATTTTGAACATTTTAAATAATTTTTTTGATAGCCCGGAATTTAAGATTACTCTAATTTTACACCATTATTATCAGACATGAAAAAAAGAGTCCTGTTTTTCTCTTTTGTATTATTTTTCTCAGCTTTATGTGTAGGCCTTCTTACCCATACAGGGAAAACTAAATCATATTCTGATCTCTTATCGAAAATTCATCTTCTTCAGCAAAAATCGGATCAGCAGACTCAGCCTGAAATCTATAGTTTTTCAGACGCACAGGATGTACAGGATTCTAATGATTGGGAGAAAGTAAAATTTGATTATTCAATACTTGCTCAGCAATGGCTTAATTACTTCTTTGCAAAGTATACTTTTAATACTCCGGTTGCGGCTGTTCAAAACCGGGTTTATATTACAGCACCAAGATACATTCTGTATCATTCCCTGCAAATAGCGGGCTGCTAATCCTATTTTAAATTTTGATGATCCGTTATATGGTTTGTATCCTACTATAGGTACAGATCCATAGGCTTCATTCCACATTTTACATTCTTGAACATATCTATTTGTCTTTTCAGAAAGGCGAAGCGGATACTGTTTGTCCAATTTTAAATAAAAATATTATGCACTTAACACCGAGAGAAACGGAGAAGCTTATGCTATTTCTGGCAGGAGAGCTAGCTCTAAAAAGAAAGGCTAGAGGCCTTAAATTAAACTATCCAGAATCAATTGCATTGATCAGTCACTTTTTGCTTGAAGGAGCAAGAGACGGAAAAAGAGTCGCTGAACTGATGCAGGAAGGCGCAAATCTTTTAACCAAAGATGATGTGATGCCTGGCGTGGCAGAAATGATCCACGATGTTCAGATCGAAGCTACATTCCCTGATGGAACAAAGCTGGTAACCGTACACAACCCAATCCGTTAATTCCTATTGATTATGATACCAGGAGAAATTTTTGTAAAAGAAGGTACTATTATCTGCAATGAAGGCAGAGAAACAGCCAAAATAAAAGTCACCAACACAGGAGACCGTCCTATTCAGGTAGGATCACACTTTCACTTTTTTGAAGTAAACAAGGCGATGAGCTTTGACCGTGAAAAAGCTTTCGGAAAAAGGCTAAATATCGTAGCAAGTACTGCCGTACGTTTCGAACCGGGAGAAGAAAAAGAAGTGGAATTGGTGGAAATAGGAGGAACCAAAAAAGCAATGGGCTTCAATAACCTTGTAGATGGACAGGTAGATTCTGAAGATCAGAAAAGAGAAAGCCTAGCAAAAGTTCAAGAGTTAAACTTTAAAAATCAGTAAGATGAGCTTAAACGTAGACAGAAAACAATACGCTAATATATTAGGTCCTACAGCTGGAGATAAAATCAGACTGGGAGACACTGAAATTATTATTGAAATCGAAAAAGATTTCACCCATTACGGAGACGAAGCTGTTTTCGGAGGAGGAAAAACCGTACGTGACGGTATGGGACAGAATGTTACTGCTAAAAGAGATGAAGGTGTTCTTGACCTTTGTATCACAGGGGCAGTAATTATCGACCACTGGGGAATTGTAAAAGGAGATATAGGAATTAAAGACGGTAAAATTGTAGGGATTGGAAAAGCCGGTAACCCTGATACAATGGACGGGGTAAGTCCTAACATGATCATCGGGGCTTCTACAGAAGTTCACGGAGGTAAAGGATATATCGTAACTGCAGGAGGTATTGATACTCACATTCATTACATCTGTCCACAACAAATTGAAACCTCTTTATATAGTGGAATCACTACCATGATCGGAGGTGGAACTGGTCCAAATGACGGAACAAACGCTACAACAGTAACTCCAGGTAAATTCAATATGCAGAAGATGCTTGAAGCAGCAGAAGAATATCCAATGAACCTAGGGTTCTTCGGAAAGGAAACTGTTCTGCTGAAGAGCCTATTGAAGAGCAGGTGGAAGCAGGAGCATTAGGAGTAAAAATCCATGAAGACTGGGGGGCAACACCTGCAACCATTGATGCGGCTTTAAAAGTGGCAGATAAATATGACGTTCAGGTAGCGATCCACACGGATACCTTAAATGAAGGGGGGTTCCTGGAGGATACGATGAGAGCGATCAACGGAAGAGTAATCCATACATTCCACACGGAAGGTGCAGGTGGTGGCCACGCTCCTGATATCATTAAAGCTGCAATGTATCCAAACGTATTACCTGCTTCTACTAACCCAACACGTCCTTACACTATCAATACGATTGATGAGCACTTGGATATGTTGATGGTTTGTCACCACTTAAGCAAAAACATCCCTGAAGATGTGGCATTCGCAGATTCACGTATCCGTCCTGAAACGATTGCAGCAGAAGATATCCTTCACGATATGGGTGTTTTCAGTATCATGAGTTCCGACTCTCAGGCAATGGGTAGACCAGGAGAAGTGATCACAAGAACCTGGCAGACAGCAAGTAAAATGAAAGAGCAAAGAGGTGATTTAGCTGAAGATCAGGATAGTGGAAATGATAACTATCGTGCCAAGAGATATGTGGCTAAATATACGATCAACCCAGCAATTGCACACGGTATTTCAGAATATGTAGGATCTCTTGAAGAAGGAAAATTAGCGGATTTAGTAATTTGGAAACCAGCATTGTTCGGAGTGAAACCTGAAATGATTGTAAAAGGGGGATTTGTAATTGCTGCTAAAATGGGAGATCCAAATGCTTCTATTCCAACACCACAACCCATCATCTATAGAAATATGTTTGGGGCTCACGGAAAAGCTAAGTATGGTATTTGTGCCAACTTCGTATCTCAAATCTCTATCGATAACGGAACTATTGCTTCTTACGGGTTAGAAAAAATGATCCTTCCGGTGAAAAACTGTAGAAATATTTCTAAAAAAGATCTTATTCACAATGATAAGACTCCTTTAATTGAAGTGAACCCTGAAAACTATAAAGTAACGGTAGATGGTGAATACATCACTTGTGAACCGGCGGAGACACTTCCTTTAACACAGTTGTATTATTTGTTCTAAGAAAAATCTTATGAATAAAACCTAACAGGTTTCAAAAACCTGTTAGGTTTATTTAACAGCAAAAAAGATTTATCAGACAGTATTTTAAAACAACTATAGAACTAAGTTTAGAATGAAATATTTAAATAAAACAGTTTTTTCTCTTGCTGTAGCCGGGATGTCTTTCCTTTCTGGTAGTGTGAGCGCTCAATTTTTGGGCGGACACAGGCTTAAGAGTGATGAAGATGGGCCAAAAGGACAATTTATGATCTATGGTTCATTGGATTACTCCAAGGTTACAACTCCTACAAACAGCAGCAGTACAGTTTCCAGTGCACCACTTGGAGTTGGGTATTTTATCAATAATAATGACCTTATCGGGGTTAATTATGCTTACTCTCAAAATTCTGTTAACCATAATGTGGTATATAAACAGAATGAAGCCGGAATTTGGTATAGTCCCTCATTAATGCTTGGAAAATACTTTGTGCTCATCGGGCAGGTAGATGCTCATTATGTTTGGGGACAACAACAGGCAACAACAGCTGACGCAATGCAGAACTTCAATGGTTTCCGTCTTCGGGCTTATCCTTTGATCGGAGTATTATTAGGCGGCGGTTGGGCTTTGAAATTCAAGTTTGCAGAACTTTCAATGCTTCAGACTAAAACTAAAGAAGAAGGTTGGACGAAAAGTTATGTGGCAGGAATCAGTGGTTCAACATTCGGAGTGGGCATTTCTAAAAACTTTGACTTCAGAAAAAAAACGGCTAAAAATGATAATTAATCAAACCATAGGCAATCTCACCGAAAATCCTACAGAAAAGAATATAGACTATCTGGATCTGGAATGGTTTGAAACCACGAAAAGAATTCAACGTAAAAGAACCAGAAACGGAGTGGACGTTGCCATCAAATTTCTAAAAGAAGGGCAACGTTTACGAGAAGGAGATATTCTTTTTGAGGATGCAGAAAAAGTAATAGCGATCAATGTGCTGGAAACAGAGGCGATCGTAATGGTTCCCGGATCTTTACTGGAAATGGGAACAGTATGCTACGAGATCGGAAACAAGCATATCCCGCTTTTCATCCAGGATGATAAGGTGTTGCTTCCATTTGAAATGCCCATGTTCAGATGGTTGGAAGCAAGTGGTTTTAAACCGGAAAAACAATCCGTAAAACTATTGAATCTCCTTAAATCCAATGTAGAACCTCACGGGCATGGAAGTCTTGGCTCTACAATTTTTACCAAAATCTTAAAAATGGCCGCTCCAAAAGATGAATAATATAAACATAAACTTTTTATCAGGACTCCTTCATCTGGCAGATCCAACACTACCGATCGGTGGCTATACACATTCCAACGGGCTTGAAACCTATGTACAGGAAAGAATCGTTCATAATGCGGCGACTGCGAGAGAATTTGTACAGAACATGCTTCAATACAATCTTAAATTCAATGATGGAGCTTTTGTAAAACTGGCTTATAAAGCAGCTGAAAAAGGGGATTTACAAGCACTTTTGAATTTAGACAATGAGTGTAACGCGATAAAATGTCCGAGGGAAATCCGCCAGGCAAGCCAAAAATTAGGGCTAAGATTGATCAAAATCTTCAAAAGAAGAGAAAGTTTTCCGTTGATGGAGGCTTTTGAAAAGGCTATTCAGAATAAAGAAGCCAATTCCCATTACTGTATTGTATTCGGAGTCTATGCTTATTTAATGAAGATCCCTTTATATGAAGCCTTGTTGGGATTCTATTATACCTCCGTTGCCGGGATGATTACCAATGCCGTAAAACTGGTTCCTCTGGGACAGCTTGATGGGCAAGATATCTTATTTGCTTTATATCCTGTCATGGAAAAAACAGTTTGGGAAACCATGGAGCTGGATAGGGATATGGTCGGGCTTTGTAATACAGCTTTTGATATCAGATGTATGCAGCACGAAAGGCTTTATTCAAGACTTTATATGTCGTAAAAGAGATTAAAGGGGCAGAATGTAAATGATTTTTGTTGAGTGAAACGCCCTCGCGATCTCAAAATATCCTCAATCAATAAAAAAAATTAGCGCTCTCTGCGTTAAAAAAATAAAAACAAACAAAGTAAAATTTAAAGAAAATGGAAAATAGAAAATACATAAAAGTAGGGGTTGCAGGACCTGTAGGATCAGGAAAAACTGCATTATTGGAACGTTTAAGCAGAAAATTATTCGGAAAATATGATCTTGGAGTCATTACTAATGATATTTATACTAAAGAGGATGCCGAGTTTATGGCTAAAAACAGCCTTTTACCTCACGACAGAATTATCGGAGTAGAAACGGGAGGTTGCCCTCACACAGCGATTCGTGAAGATGCCAGTATGAATCTTGAAGCAGTAGACGAATTGGCTGCACGTTTCCCTGAAATTGAATTGGTTCTTATTGAAAGTGGAGGTGATAACCTTTCTGCAACATTCAGTCCAGATCTTGCAGACGTTACCATCTTTATTATTGACGTAGCAGAAGGAGAGAAAATCCCTAGAAAAGGAGGTCCTGGTATTACAAGATCAGATTTATTGATCATCAACAAAATAGACCTTGCTCCTTATGTAGGGGCGAGCCTTGAAGTAATGGAAAATGATGCCAGAAGAATGAGAAAAGGAAACCCTTTTGTTTTCACTAACCTTAAAACAGATGAAGGGCTGGATAAAGTGATCGGGTGGATCAAAAAATATGCTCTTTTAGAAGAAATTGAAGAACCGAACTTAGTAAGATAAATGGATAGTCGTTTAAATATTATCGCAGGATTTAAGGGAGGGGAATCATATGTGAAGGATCTTTATGTTTCATTGCCTTTCAGAGTTGTTTCTGTAGGGCAGAGAAAAAGTGATAAGAAACTGTATCAGATGGTGATGAGCTCCTCCCCGGGAATTCTGGATGGAGATCATTATCACCTGGATGTAGCTCTTGAAAAAGGATCTTCCCTTCAGTTACAGTCACAGTCGTATCAGAGACTTTTCAATATGGAAGATAAGGCTGTTCAGGAATTGAATGTAACAATGGAAGATGAAACTTCATTTGCCTATGTTCCGCATCCTATTGTTCCGCATGAAGATTCAAACTTTAAAAGTAAAGCCAATGTGCATATCGGGAAAAACAGCCAGATCATCATTAGTGAGATCATTACCTGCGGACGAAAGCATTATGGTGAGGTTTTTAAACTGAGACGTTTCCAGAACCTTATGGAAATCTATCATAACAATAAATTGGTTGTCAAGGATAATGTAGTGATCCAGCCGGATCTGATTCCGATCAGCAGCATTGGTAACCTGGAGCAGTATACCCATCAAGGAACCTTGATCTTCTATAGTACAAAGGAAAATGTAGATAAAAATGGTTTGATTGAAGAAATTGTAGAAGCTGCAGCTCAGCATCATGAAGATATGGAGGTTGGAGTTTCTGCTATGGAAGATAACGGTTTTGTAGTGAGAGCTCTAGGGCATGGAGGAGAATTGATGTACAACTTTTTTGTTTATGTACAGGAAATTCTTTGGTCTTTGGAGTAAAAAAGAAAGTCTTAGGAGCCTTGTCAAGGTTTAAAACCTTGACAAGGCTGGCACCTTTGAGAGTATATATTCAACAGAAGCGGGCTTTAGCCCGCGTCAATAAAAAGAAATCTTCCGTTGGCTTTAGCCAAAACGTAATAAAGAATCTGAAATAACAGAATTAATAGAAAATGGACAGTACAGTGTGGGCGCTTCTTTTAAGTGCCGTTTCAATAAGTTTTATACATACCGCTTCAGGGCCAGATCACTATCTGCCTTTTATCGTGATTTCAAAATCCAAGAAATGGAGCGGAATGAAAACGGCAATATTAACCGTGGTTTGCGGGTTTGGACATGTTCTGAGCTCTCTTGTTCTTGGTTTTATTGGAGTCTTTTTAGGCTGGCAGCTGAATAAGATTTCCTGGTTTCAGGATATCAGAGGGAACTTCTCAGGATGGGCATTACTGATCTTTGGCGGAGTTTATCTGGTGTATGGGCTTATTCAGGCCATCAGGAATAAACCTCATAAACATTTCGATGTAATGGGTGATGATGTTTACGTGTATGAACACAATCACAGTGAAGTTGTAATGCCTCAAACAAGGATAAAAGTAACGCCACTGGTTCTTTTTATGATTTTCGTAATGGGCCCCAGTGAACCCTTGATTCCTTTATTGTTCTATTCTGGAGTGAAACATTCTATGTCTGAAATTGCTGTTCTGGTGACTTCATTCACTATTACTACTGTTTTAACGATGCTTGGAATGGTTCTTCTAGGGCGTTATGGCTATTCAACACTTTTCAATACCGAAAAACTGGAAAGATATATGGGAGTGGTAAGTGGAGCTGTGGTAACAGTCTGCGGAATCGGAATGGTCTTTCTGGGATGGTAAGTGGGGTTTAAGGGTTTTAGAGTAGGAGAGTAGAAGGATGAGAATGTTTAAAGTTCAAGGATTGAAGTTTAAGGTTGCCATTCTTTCACTGATGATTCACCATTCACTTGTGAAGCAAAATTGACTATTGACCTTTAAGGCTAGAATGTCTCTCATCTCTTCGTCTATTATCTTTCATCTATCTCTCATCTCTATCCAATATTTCCAATCATTAATACAATTAAAAAAACTATGGACGAATTTTTCAAAAAACTACCTTTTTTAGACAATGTTTTAAAAGGAATCGGGCAGATTATGCTTCAGGAAAACAGATGGACTGGGCTTCTGTTTCTTATAGGAATCTTTATGGGAAGCTGGCAATGTGGAGTTGCGGTGTTGCTTTCAACAGCAGCCGGAACATTTGCTGCCATGAAGCTGAAGTACAGTCAGTCTGAAATTAATGCCGGATTGTACGGTTTCAGTGCCGCACTTGTAGGAGTAGCATTAGCCTTTTTATTTGAGACAACAATTGTAATTTGGGTACTTATTATATTAGGCGGAGCATTGGCTGCTGTTATTCAGCATTTCTTTATTCAAAAGAAAATTCCGGTGTTTACTTTTCCTTTCATTGTAATTACATGGATCTTGGTATTTGCCTTACATCATTTTACACATATTCCTCCGTCTGCAATGTTGAGCGCTGAGGTAGTATCTACAAAGTATGATGATTTTCTTACCTGTACCAATGGTTTTGGTGAAGTGATATTCCAGGGTGGGGTAATTTCAGGAATGATTTTCTTTGTTGCTGTTTTTATCAGTTCACCGGTAGCCGCCTTATATGGATTGGCAGCATCTATTCTGGGTGCGGGATTATCACAATTTAATGGAGAACCCGTTAAGGAAATTCATATGGGATTATTCGGATTCAATGCAGTACTTTCGGCGATTGTATTTTCCGGGGTTAAAAAAACAGATGGTTTATGGGTACTTATTGCTGTGTTTTTAACA
This is a stretch of genomic DNA from Chryseobacterium tructae. It encodes these proteins:
- the ureB gene encoding urease subunit beta codes for the protein MIPGEIFVKEGTIICNEGRETAKIKVTNTGDRPIQVGSHFHFFEVNKAMSFDREKAFGKRLNIVASTAVRFEPGEEKEVELVEIGGTKKAMGFNNLVDGQVDSEDQKRESLAKVQELNFKNQ
- a CDS encoding helix-turn-helix domain-containing protein, with protein sequence MSNNLLKLLFLLTTAIFISAQKKSDFDQACERTSSIMAYKDLSKAIKTADSLYMSAHQPSEKVKSLMLSSELYHHGGELKKAICYSENAHSLIEQANNREWMAGVCRLLARQYRQVGLYERAKKYIFKGLDASRQISGFQESNEAQGLLNQEMAFYEMEVGNYVNAIQYIEFSLKNFGKIDSQNEERTQAASYQLLGDVYFKLNDYTVSENYYRKAEDLLKEGSCTLGLVYNGLGGIRLKQKNWKDAEIYLKKAEKIADTSRSLKLKKAVYSNINDYYEGIGDNFKASLYAVKYVRAYDSIAARNQGFSGMPKEETTIKVNKGSGQMNVAKNAAIIILFVSLVGLIIFFKTRQKRQLSKLRNIIRTQGKVTNSYKGALLRQPVNSEFSNISVEEIDEKDSESDRKRNDSLMTSETETKLLELLEEFEKGNLYNNKGMSLSFLAGELNTNTKYLSYVINQHKSADFKTYINRLRISYIVDKLINDEKYRQYKISILADECGFSSHSKFAAVFKAVTDFSPSAYIKHLDIENQLDKNVHFRENS
- the ureA gene encoding urease subunit gamma, which encodes MHLTPRETEKLMLFLAGELALKRKARGLKLNYPESIALISHFLLEGARDGKRVAELMQEGANLLTKDDVMPGVAEMIHDVQIEATFPDGTKLVTVHNPIR
- the ureE gene encoding urease accessory protein UreE, giving the protein MIINQTIGNLTENPTEKNIDYLDLEWFETTKRIQRKRTRNGVDVAIKFLKEGQRLREGDILFEDAEKVIAINVLETEAIVMVPGSLLEMGTVCYEIGNKHIPLFIQDDKVLLPFEMPMFRWLEASGFKPEKQSVKLLNLLKSNVEPHGHGSLGSTIFTKILKMAAPKDE
- a CDS encoding urease accessory protein UreF — its product is MNNININFLSGLLHLADPTLPIGGYTHSNGLETYVQERIVHNAATAREFVQNMLQYNLKFNDGAFVKLAYKAAEKGDLQALLNLDNECNAIKCPREIRQASQKLGLRLIKIFKRRESFPLMEAFEKAIQNKEANSHYCIVFGVYAYLMKIPLYEALLGFYYTSVAGMITNAVKLVPLGQLDGQDILFALYPVMEKTVWETMELDRDMVGLCNTAFDIRCMQHERLYSRLYMS
- the pruA gene encoding L-glutamate gamma-semialdehyde dehydrogenase — encoded protein: MSKAISQVPLAVNEPVNSYEPGSPEVKSLIATYKKMWAEKVEVPMIINGKEVKTDTKVQLQSPQDHAHDFGFYYQGGMQHVDDAINAALAAKEAWNELGWEQRAAIFLKAADLLAGPYRDVINAATMIGQSKNVHQAEIDSACEFIDFLRFNVEFMTEMYAEQPVSDNGIWNRVEYRPLEGFCFAVTPFNFTAISGNLPTCMAMLGNVVVWKPSDKQVYSAKVIMDVLIEAGLPAGVINMIFTDGKETAEKVLAHRDFAGLHFTGSTKVFQGMWKMIGDNIHNYRTYPRIVGETGGKDFVIAHPSANVEAVATALVRGAFEYQGQKCSAASRAYVPKSLWADVKKVMESQMATIKIGSPEDTSNFVNAVIDKNSFEKCKGYITRANESSEATVAIGGTCDDSKGWFVHPTVIETTNPQYESMVEEIFGPILSVFVYEDQDWKETLKLVDSSSPYSLTGSVFSQDRYAIAEAYKALENASGNFYINDKPTGAVVGQQPFGGGRASGTNDKAGSKMNLLRWTSVRSVKETFVSPKDYKYPYLG
- the ureG gene encoding urease accessory protein UreG, translated to MENRKYIKVGVAGPVGSGKTALLERLSRKLFGKYDLGVITNDIYTKEDAEFMAKNSLLPHDRIIGVETGGCPHTAIREDASMNLEAVDELAARFPEIELVLIESGGDNLSATFSPDLADVTIFIIDVAEGEKIPRKGGPGITRSDLLIINKIDLAPYVGASLEVMENDARRMRKGNPFVFTNLKTDEGLDKVIGWIKKYALLEEIEEPNLVR
- a CDS encoding cytochrome C551, with product MLTAIGIGLFAVSCGTKESSMSTSNSDSVNTRAASPATTDTMTTKMTNPDSIKMKKDSMATPPAK